The segment GCACCGCGCCGCAGCAGCCGTTCTCCTTCATGAAGACGGCGATGGCCTCTCCCGCGCCGCCTTTTATCACGCCCTCTTCGGCGGTGACTACGAGCGAATGTGACGCAAGAATATCTTTTAGCCCTTCAAAGTCTATCGGCTTCAGGAATCTGAGGTCAACGACCGTGGCCGATACCGAAAGTTTCTCGCGGAGTTCGTCGGCCGCCCTAAGCATCAAAGCGACTGTGCTGCCGCAGCCGACAAGACAGATTTCCGCGCCGCGCCTTAGAACCTCTGCTCGGCCCCATGGAGCGGGCGCGCCGTTTTCTTCGCGCGCCGTGGAAAGCGGCGCGTTTCCGCGCGGATATCTCACCGCCATGGGTATGCCGCGGCGTTTCCATTCCTTTACGAAAAAGGCGAGATCCGCCGCGTCGCGCGGGGCGGCTATCGTCATTTCCGGGACGGAGCGCAGCCACGCGATGTCGAGCACGCCGTGATGCGTCTCTCCGTCCTCGCCGACCAAGCCGGCCCGGTCTATTCCAAGTAATACGGGCAGTTTTGGAAGGCATATATCATGAACTATCTGGTCTGCTGCGCGCTGGAGGAAGGTCGAGTAAATGCAGACGACCGGCTTCATGCCGGCTGCTGCAAGTCCCGCCGCGAATATCAAAAGGTGTTCCTCCGCGATGCCCGCGTCAAAAAAACGTTTAGGGTATGTTTTGGCAAAGCCGCTTAATTTGGTGCCGTCCTTCATGGCGGCCGTGCAGGCGATGATGTGCGCGTCTTCGCGCGCCATTTCGCAGAGCAGATTTGACATTGCCGCGCTCCAGCTTATTGAGGAGCCGCAAGCTGTCTGCCCCGCCGCGTCAAGCGGCGTGTTCGGCCCGATGCCGTGAAAGAAGGAGGGGCTTGCCTCGGCCTGCGGACAGCCCTTTCCCTTTTTTGTGAGGACGTGGATGAGCAGCGGTTCGTCGTAATTTTTGGCGAGCCGGAATACCTCTTCCATCTCCTGAATGTTGTGTCCGTCAAAGGGGCCCCAGTAGCTTATGTTGAGCTCTTCAAAGATGTTTGTCGGCAGAAGCAGCGATTTGAGCTTCATCTTGAATTTTTTCAGCGCGTGGCTTAGATTGTCGCCGTTTTTGACCGTTACGCACTGATTTTTTATATAGTCCTTGACCTTTTTGTAGGTCGGGTTGACGGCGAGCTTCGCAAGGTGCGAAGCCATGCCCCCGATGCGCGGGCTGATGGACATCGTGTTGTCGTTCAGTATTATGATGGTCTTTGCGCCTACGCTCGACATGGTGTTTAGCGCTTCGAAGGCGACGCCGTTCAGCAGCGCGCCGTCGCCTATGACGGCTACAACTTCGTGTTCCTCGTTTTTGAGGTCGCGCGCCTTTGCGTAGCCCATAGCGGCGGAGATGGAGGTGCTGCTGTGGCCGGTGGTAAAGAAATCATAGGGGCTTTCGTCAAGGCGCGGAAAGCCGGCTATGCCGCCCTTGGTGCGCAGCGTCGAAAAAGCCTCCCTGCGTTTGGTGAGCAGCTTGTAGGCGTAGCTCTGATGGCCTACGTCAAAGATTATTTTATCGGCGTCAGGGTTGAAGACGCGCAGCAACGCTACGGTCAGCTCCACCGTCCCGAGCGAGGAACTCAGATGGCCTCCGTTTTTCAGCGTGACGTCGATTATTTCTTTTCTAAGCTCCGCGGAAAGCTGGGTGAGCTCGTCAGAGTTCAGA is part of the Cloacibacillus sp. genome and harbors:
- the dxs gene encoding 1-deoxy-D-xylulose-5-phosphate synthase — translated: MSLLESVNDFRGLYGLNSDELTQLSAELRKEIIDVTLKNGGHLSSSLGTVELTVALLRVFNPDADKIIFDVGHQSYAYKLLTKRREAFSTLRTKGGIAGFPRLDESPYDFFTTGHSSTSISAAMGYAKARDLKNEEHEVVAVIGDGALLNGVAFEALNTMSSVGAKTIIILNDNTMSISPRIGGMASHLAKLAVNPTYKKVKDYIKNQCVTVKNGDNLSHALKKFKMKLKSLLLPTNIFEELNISYWGPFDGHNIQEMEEVFRLAKNYDEPLLIHVLTKKGKGCPQAEASPSFFHGIGPNTPLDAAGQTACGSSISWSAAMSNLLCEMAREDAHIIACTAAMKDGTKLSGFAKTYPKRFFDAGIAEEHLLIFAAGLAAAGMKPVVCIYSTFLQRAADQIVHDICLPKLPVLLGIDRAGLVGEDGETHHGVLDIAWLRSVPEMTIAAPRDAADLAFFVKEWKRRGIPMAVRYPRGNAPLSTAREENGAPAPWGRAEVLRRGAEICLVGCGSTVALMLRAADELREKLSVSATVVDLRFLKPIDFEGLKDILASHSLVVTAEEGVIKGGAGEAIAVFMKENGCCGAVHTLGVPDYFISHATRAQQWEECGLTADNIVKICAAEKNGGDHGRLER